The Hymenobacter chitinivorans DSM 11115 genome window below encodes:
- a CDS encoding vWA domain-containing protein, which translates to MNKILLLGLGGLLALPAVAQQTTTPPAPRPRQSAPIATPRTLTGRILADGTNQGLPGATIVVKGTNVGATSNSAGTYRLLMPAGHDTLVVSALGYQSRQVRAPKKGPLTIRLTHEGTQLSEVVVTGYGTEQVRRSVSGSVSQVQGLEGKVAGVVIQQQPSAGRMRKSKAQRNAPVAADVFYDSAPPRPAPGPGESYAAIHDNGFHSAQQEPLSTFSIDVDAASYSNVRRFLNQGQRPPQDAVRVEEMLNYFHYDYPQPTGPDPVSITTELAVCPWNPDHQLLHVALQGRQVSTAKLPPANLVFLVDVSGSMAEPAKLPLVQAGLRQLVHELRPQDKVALVVYAGAAGLVLPATPGNQQETILAALDRLEAGGSTAGGQGLRLAYQVARQQFQKEGNNRVILATDGDFNVGESSDEAMERLITEERESGVFLTVLGVGQGNLQDSKMERLADKGNGNYAYLDNLDEARRVLVRQFGGTLFTLAKDVKLQLEFNPARVQQYRLIGYENRALADEDFNNDRKDAGELGAGHTVTALYELIPPGAPTGLDPLKYQPNPAPAPPAPASADLMTVKLRYKEPQGNTSKLLERTLRGAAVPVAQASANLRFAAAVAQFGMLLRQSDYRGTATYDSTAKLAQQARGQDADGYRAEFVRLVKLAEGLSLVTGTVGVR; encoded by the coding sequence ATGAACAAGATCCTCCTTCTCGGCCTGGGCGGCTTGCTGGCCCTGCCCGCCGTTGCGCAGCAGACTACCACGCCGCCGGCCCCGCGCCCCCGGCAGTCGGCCCCGATAGCCACCCCGCGCACCCTCACGGGCCGCATCCTCGCCGACGGTACCAACCAGGGGCTGCCGGGGGCTACCATCGTGGTAAAAGGCACGAATGTGGGAGCGACAAGCAACTCTGCGGGCACGTATCGACTCCTTATGCCAGCGGGCCACGATACGCTGGTGGTCAGCGCCCTGGGCTACCAGTCCCGGCAGGTGCGCGCGCCGAAAAAGGGCCCGCTCACCATTCGTCTGACCCACGAAGGCACGCAATTGAGTGAAGTCGTCGTTACGGGGTATGGCACCGAGCAAGTTCGGCGGTCCGTAAGCGGCTCCGTGTCGCAGGTACAGGGGTTGGAAGGCAAGGTAGCCGGGGTGGTCATTCAGCAACAGCCATCGGCGGGGAGGATGCGGAAAAGTAAAGCCCAACGGAATGCACCTGTTGCAGCAGATGTATTCTACGATTCGGCGCCTCCCCGCCCTGCGCCGGGCCCGGGCGAGTCGTACGCCGCCATCCACGACAACGGCTTCCACTCGGCCCAGCAAGAACCCCTGAGCACGTTTTCCATCGACGTGGACGCGGCCAGCTACTCCAACGTGCGACGCTTCCTCAACCAGGGCCAGCGTCCACCCCAGGACGCGGTGCGGGTGGAGGAAATGCTCAACTACTTCCATTACGACTATCCCCAGCCCACCGGCCCCGACCCGGTTTCCATCACCACCGAGCTGGCCGTCTGCCCCTGGAACCCCGACCACCAGCTGCTGCACGTGGCCCTGCAGGGCCGGCAGGTGAGTACTGCGAAGCTGCCGCCCGCCAACCTGGTATTTCTGGTGGATGTATCGGGCTCCATGGCTGAACCAGCTAAGCTGCCGCTGGTGCAGGCCGGTCTGCGCCAGCTGGTGCACGAGCTGCGGCCCCAGGACAAGGTAGCCCTGGTGGTGTACGCCGGGGCGGCCGGCCTGGTGCTGCCCGCCACCCCCGGCAACCAGCAGGAAACCATTCTGGCCGCGCTGGACCGGCTGGAGGCCGGCGGCTCCACGGCCGGCGGCCAGGGCCTACGCCTGGCGTATCAGGTAGCCCGGCAGCAGTTTCAGAAAGAAGGTAACAACCGCGTGATTCTGGCTACCGACGGCGACTTCAACGTGGGGGAAAGCAGCGACGAGGCCATGGAGCGGCTTATTACCGAGGAGCGGGAATCGGGCGTGTTCCTGACCGTGCTGGGCGTGGGCCAGGGCAACTTGCAGGACAGTAAGATGGAGCGGCTGGCTGATAAGGGCAACGGCAATTATGCCTACCTCGACAACCTCGACGAAGCCCGGCGGGTGCTGGTCCGGCAGTTCGGCGGCACACTCTTCACCCTGGCCAAGGACGTGAAGCTGCAGCTCGAGTTCAACCCCGCCCGGGTGCAGCAATACCGCCTCATTGGCTACGAAAACCGTGCCCTGGCCGATGAGGACTTCAACAATGACCGCAAAGACGCCGGGGAGCTGGGAGCGGGTCACACCGTCACGGCCCTCTACGAGCTGATTCCGCCCGGTGCCCCCACCGGCCTCGACCCGCTCAAGTACCAGCCCAACCCCGCGCCCGCGCCGCCTGCCCCCGCCTCGGCCGACCTGATGACGGTAAAGCTGCGCTACAAGGAACCCCAGGGCAACACCAGCAAGCTGCTGGAGCGCACCCTGCGCGGTGCGGCCGTACCCGTGGCTCAAGCCTCCGCCAATCTACGCTTCGCCGCCGCCGTGGCCCAGTTCGGCATGCTGCTGCGCCAGTCGGACTACCGCGGCACGGCTACCTACGACAGCACTGCCAAACTGGCCCAGCAGGCCCGCGGCCAGGATGCCGACGGCTACCGCGCCGAGTTTGTGCGCCTGGTCAAGCTGGCCGAGGGGCTGAGTCTGGTCACGGGCACCGTGGGCGTGCGTTAA
- a CDS encoding DUF4382 domain-containing protein yields the protein MKTNLLLSGLLSAGVLLTGCEDALKDVAVSAQSSTQDAKKTPVAITYFAVNIDLQRVDVSQDADENTSNWATLRDVAAGKRDLLKSGTAASPLFVTAGFQAGTVKQLRLVLGSASTITLNNGRTVALDTPSGEQSGLKVKVNRPVNGGSSYAVLVTIDPNWQVVARGNGTYGLKPVLEGNVIQTLGGNGDEGEARTHREVTSHQIQ from the coding sequence ATGAAGACCAATCTACTCCTTTCCGGCCTGCTCAGCGCCGGAGTACTGCTGACCGGCTGCGAAGACGCGCTGAAAGACGTAGCTGTTTCCGCTCAGTCTTCGACGCAGGATGCCAAAAAGACCCCGGTAGCAATAACGTATTTCGCCGTCAACATTGACCTGCAACGGGTGGACGTAAGCCAGGACGCTGACGAAAACACCAGCAACTGGGCTACGCTGCGGGATGTAGCCGCTGGCAAGCGTGACCTGCTCAAATCCGGTACTGCTGCTTCTCCCCTGTTCGTCACGGCGGGCTTTCAGGCCGGCACCGTAAAGCAGCTGCGTCTGGTACTCGGCTCGGCCAGCACCATCACGCTTAACAACGGCCGCACGGTGGCTCTGGATACGCCCAGCGGCGAACAGTCGGGCCTGAAGGTGAAGGTAAACCGCCCCGTAAACGGCGGCTCGAGCTACGCAGTTCTGGTTACCATTGACCCCAACTGGCAGGTAGTAGCCCGCGGTAACGGCACTTATGGCCTAAAGCCCGTATTGGAAGGCAACGTCATCCAAACACTGGGTGGCAATGGTGATGAGGGCGAGGCCCGGACGCACCGCGAGGTTACCAGCCACCAGATCCAGTAA
- the fumC gene encoding class II fumarate hydratase — MQFRTEKDTMGTVQVPADAYWGAQTQRSIENFQIAQDINRMPKEIIRAFAILKKAAALTNRDAGVLPAEKAELIGKVCDEILAGGLADAFPLVVWQTGSGTQSNMNMNEVIAYRGHVLQGGSLADEKKVLAPNDDVNKSQSSNDTFPTAMHIAAYQTLVEVTIPGITKLRDTLKRKSEEFMHIVKIGRTHLMDATPLTVGQEFSGYASQLDHGLRAINNTLAHLSELALGGTAVGTGINTPPGYSEAVAKHIADLTGLPFITAENKFEALAAHDAIVEAHGALKTVAASLMKIANDIRLLASGPRAGIGELFIPDNEPGSSIMPGKVNPTQSEAMTMVAAQVMGNDVAINIGGMNGHFELNVFKPVMIYNFLHSARLIGDVCVSFNDRCAEGIRPLEENIKKHVDSSLMLVTALNPHIGYYKAAEIAQTAHKNGSTLKETALQLGYLTEEQFNEWLKPEDMVGEIKK; from the coding sequence ATGCAATTCCGCACCGAGAAAGACACTATGGGCACCGTGCAGGTCCCCGCCGACGCCTACTGGGGCGCCCAGACCCAGCGCTCTATCGAGAACTTCCAGATTGCGCAGGATATCAACCGGATGCCCAAGGAAATCATCCGGGCGTTTGCCATTCTCAAAAAGGCCGCGGCCCTCACCAACCGCGATGCCGGCGTATTGCCCGCCGAAAAAGCGGAGCTGATCGGGAAAGTGTGTGACGAAATCCTGGCCGGTGGGCTGGCCGATGCCTTCCCCTTGGTGGTATGGCAAACCGGCTCGGGCACCCAGTCGAACATGAACATGAATGAGGTAATTGCCTACCGCGGCCACGTGCTGCAGGGCGGCAGCCTCGCCGACGAGAAGAAGGTGCTGGCCCCGAACGACGACGTGAACAAGTCGCAGTCATCGAACGACACCTTCCCCACGGCCATGCACATTGCCGCCTACCAGACGCTGGTGGAGGTAACCATTCCGGGCATCACCAAGCTGCGCGACACGCTCAAGCGCAAGAGTGAGGAGTTCATGCACATCGTCAAGATTGGCCGCACTCACCTCATGGATGCCACCCCGCTGACCGTGGGCCAGGAGTTTTCGGGCTACGCTTCCCAGCTCGACCACGGCCTGCGCGCCATCAATAACACCCTGGCTCACCTCTCGGAGCTGGCTTTGGGCGGTACGGCCGTCGGCACGGGCATCAACACGCCGCCCGGCTACTCGGAAGCCGTGGCCAAGCACATTGCCGACCTGACCGGCCTGCCTTTCATCACGGCCGAAAACAAGTTTGAGGCCCTGGCCGCCCACGACGCCATTGTGGAAGCCCACGGCGCGCTGAAAACCGTGGCGGCTTCGCTGATGAAGATTGCCAACGACATCCGCCTGCTGGCTTCGGGCCCCCGCGCCGGCATCGGCGAGCTGTTCATCCCCGACAACGAGCCCGGCTCCAGCATCATGCCCGGCAAAGTAAACCCCACCCAGAGCGAGGCCATGACGATGGTAGCCGCTCAGGTAATGGGCAACGACGTGGCTATCAACATCGGCGGCATGAACGGCCACTTCGAGCTGAACGTGTTCAAGCCGGTTATGATTTACAACTTCCTGCACTCGGCCCGCCTGATTGGCGACGTGTGCGTGTCGTTCAACGACCGGTGCGCCGAGGGCATCCGGCCGCTGGAGGAAAACATCAAGAAGCACGTCGATTCGTCGTTGATGCTGGTCACGGCCCTAAACCCCCACATCGGGTACTACAAAGCCGCCGAAATTGCCCAGACGGCCCACAAAAACGGCTCGACGCTGAAGGAAACTGCGTTACAGCTGGGCTACCTCACCGAGGAGCAGTTCAACGAGTGGCTGAAGCCCGAGGACATGGTGGGCGAGATTAAGAAGTAG
- a CDS encoding DinB family protein: MINTNEKLGAYNVWANETLLRHLDGLVAAGQEIPAVCLRLFSHVLNAQAIWIARLSGTKSPVKVWQEHDLAGLHQLHEQTSEHLHQLIRTADEAELNRLISYTNSVGDSYTSQVSDIFTHVPVHANYHRAQVATRLRENGLEPINTDFITYCRELSAAGKDQVSL; this comes from the coding sequence ATGATTAACACCAACGAAAAGCTGGGGGCCTACAACGTGTGGGCTAACGAAACCCTGCTGCGCCACCTCGACGGCTTAGTAGCCGCGGGTCAGGAAATTCCGGCCGTGTGCCTGCGCCTCTTCAGCCACGTGCTCAACGCCCAGGCCATCTGGATTGCCCGCCTCTCCGGTACCAAAAGCCCGGTGAAAGTGTGGCAGGAGCACGATTTGGCCGGCTTGCACCAGCTCCACGAGCAAACCTCCGAGCACCTGCACCAGCTCATTCGCACCGCCGACGAAGCCGAGCTGAACCGCCTGATTTCGTACACCAACTCCGTAGGCGACTCCTACACCAGCCAAGTGTCCGACATCTTCACCCACGTGCCGGTGCACGCCAACTACCACCGGGCCCAGGTAGCTACCCGCCTGCGCGAGAATGGCCTGGAACCCATCAATACCGACTTCATTACCTACTGCCGGGAGCTGTCGGCGGCCGGTAAAGACCAGGTAAGCCTGTAA
- a CDS encoding thioredoxin family protein, whose translation MATPVLTPERLAASYSYPAYRQLIDELQAEGKTTGPQQSELLTNYTRLNVQRMGRLDKTIHLLPELQAAVAALPRRYAWLIITEGWCGDAAQIVPVLEAVAQASGGTISTHYLLRDDNLDLMDQYLTNGGRSIPKLVVLDAETLTEVTHWGPRPEPAQRMFLDLKSQNLPFEEFSTQLHGWYAKDKTQSTQRELLALLAALA comes from the coding sequence ATGGCAACTCCCGTCCTGACTCCTGAGCGCCTGGCCGCCAGCTACTCCTATCCTGCTTACCGCCAGCTGATTGACGAGTTGCAGGCCGAAGGCAAAACCACCGGCCCGCAACAGTCGGAGCTGCTGACCAACTACACCCGGCTCAACGTGCAGCGCATGGGGCGCCTCGACAAAACCATTCACCTGCTACCCGAGTTGCAGGCGGCCGTGGCGGCCCTGCCCCGGCGCTACGCGTGGCTGATCATCACCGAGGGCTGGTGCGGCGACGCGGCCCAGATTGTGCCCGTGCTGGAGGCTGTGGCCCAGGCGTCGGGCGGCACCATCAGCACCCACTATCTGCTGCGCGACGACAACCTGGATTTGATGGACCAGTACCTGACCAACGGTGGGCGCTCCATACCCAAGCTGGTGGTGCTCGATGCCGAAACTCTAACTGAAGTAACCCACTGGGGCCCGCGGCCGGAGCCGGCTCAGCGCATGTTCCTGGACCTGAAAAGCCAGAATCTGCCCTTTGAGGAGTTTAGCACCCAGCTCCACGGCTGGTACGCCAAAGACAAAACCCAGAGTACTCAGCGTGAGCTACTGGCCTTGCTAGCGGCCCTAGCCTAA
- a CDS encoding energy transducer TonB, which yields MRPANQPPVPPQPPAPNAAGHLPLPLLRQYVAGALPAAEQHRVEAHTLGCPRCAEVLEGLEMSSPAVTDQALSELRSRLHQRVTQPEHAPRSAARAWQAVAAVLALLLVSTALWWGLRRPAAPAPEPGSVAVQLPTPPSPSAVSPDPAAAAPEPAVAAAESAAVPETPAAPAAAAPASASRRAAAPARYTRRRPVVAATRPPAAAPAAVPGDKVASGSVAMQAPVAAAPSRSESADLKTMQSRVLLASKAADTVAGPPAVAKAPVPTAEESAKRQAALPPAPVISPQPVEGYLKLREYLRREAMFRPEYPAPPLSGSVRVRFTVKADGTLDNFKILRGLRRDYDQEAIRLLCEGPAWQPGAANGRRADQVVDINVTF from the coding sequence ATGCGGCCCGCTAACCAGCCTCCTGTTCCACCCCAGCCCCCGGCCCCCAATGCGGCCGGGCACCTGCCGCTGCCACTGCTGCGGCAGTACGTGGCCGGAGCCCTGCCCGCCGCCGAGCAGCACCGCGTGGAGGCCCACACCCTGGGCTGCCCGCGCTGCGCCGAAGTGCTGGAGGGCCTGGAAATGTCGAGCCCCGCCGTCACTGACCAGGCCCTGAGCGAGCTGCGCAGCCGCCTGCACCAGCGCGTAACCCAGCCGGAGCACGCCCCACGGTCCGCCGCCCGCGCATGGCAGGCGGTGGCCGCCGTGCTGGCCTTGCTGCTGGTGAGCACCGCCCTGTGGTGGGGCCTGCGCCGCCCCGCCGCCCCGGCTCCCGAGCCAGGGTCCGTAGCCGTGCAACTGCCCACCCCGCCTTCTCCTTCAGCAGTTTCGCCGGATCCGGCCGCGGCTGCACCCGAGCCGGCCGTAGCCGCGGCCGAAAGTGCCGCTGTGCCCGAAACTCCGGCAGCACCAGCAGCGGCGGCCCCGGCCTCGGCCAGCCGGCGGGCGGCGGCTCCGGCGCGGTATACTCGGCGCCGGCCGGTGGTGGCCGCTACCCGCCCGCCGGCTGCGGCCCCGGCGGCCGTGCCCGGCGACAAAGTGGCATCGGGTTCGGTAGCCATGCAGGCTCCCGTAGCGGCAGCTCCCAGTCGTAGCGAGTCTGCCGACCTGAAGACCATGCAGAGCCGGGTATTGCTGGCTAGCAAAGCCGCCGATACGGTGGCTGGCCCGCCTGCCGTGGCCAAGGCCCCGGTGCCCACGGCCGAGGAAAGTGCTAAGCGCCAAGCCGCGTTGCCACCCGCCCCTGTTATCAGCCCCCAGCCGGTGGAAGGCTACCTTAAGCTGCGCGAATACCTGCGGCGCGAGGCCATGTTCCGGCCCGAGTACCCGGCCCCGCCGCTCTCGGGCAGCGTGCGGGTGCGCTTCACGGTGAAAGCCGACGGCACGCTCGACAACTTCAAAATCCTGCGGGGCCTGCGCCGCGACTACGACCAGGAAGCCATCCGCCTGCTCTGCGAAGGACCTGCCTGGCAGCCCGGCGCCGCCAACGGCCGCCGCGCCGACCAGGTCGTAGACATTAACGTCACGTTTTAG
- a CDS encoding dodecin family protein has translation MSTIKKVIEVLASSEKSFEDALQRALTEASTTVKGIRSIYIKDQSCRVRDNKIVEYRITAKISFEVMHKWDPSAQHQPAAAIDTPTPAGDGSPDYSQVQVKTQPDLPRDVEPGGSATEPQSGGGYSG, from the coding sequence ATGAGCACAATCAAGAAAGTAATTGAGGTTTTGGCCTCCTCGGAAAAGAGCTTCGAAGATGCCCTGCAACGCGCCCTGACCGAAGCCAGCACTACCGTCAAAGGCATCCGGTCCATCTATATTAAAGACCAGAGCTGCCGCGTGCGCGACAATAAGATTGTGGAGTACCGCATTACGGCCAAGATTAGCTTCGAGGTGATGCACAAGTGGGACCCCAGCGCCCAACACCAGCCCGCCGCGGCCATCGACACGCCCACTCCCGCCGGCGACGGCAGCCCCGACTACAGCCAGGTACAGGTGAAAACCCAGCCCGACCTGCCCCGCGACGTGGAGCCCGGCGGCAGCGCCACCGAGCCCCAGAGCGGCGGCGGCTACAGCGGCTAG
- a CDS encoding RNA polymerase sigma factor has translation MFFKRRPTSPHELSDQELLTRYRLDGAVADLGVLYERHMPLVFAVCRKYLRPDEDAQDAVMQLFEKLLDTLRRHEVENFPAWLQTTARNHCLMILRARQRAGPEGALVLHFPDAADMESAGVLHQAGDATEEQDLTEARLQALEHALADLPAGQRRCLELFYLEKKCYRDIADLTGFDLGLVKSHLQNGKRNLKRYLDSAPNAAR, from the coding sequence ATGTTTTTCAAACGCCGCCCTACCTCGCCCCATGAGCTCTCCGATCAGGAGCTGCTCACGCGCTACCGCCTCGACGGGGCGGTGGCCGACCTGGGCGTGCTCTACGAGCGGCACATGCCCCTGGTGTTTGCCGTGTGCCGCAAGTACCTGCGCCCCGACGAAGACGCCCAGGACGCGGTGATGCAGCTCTTCGAGAAGCTTCTCGATACGCTGCGCCGCCACGAGGTAGAGAACTTTCCGGCCTGGCTTCAGACCACGGCCCGCAACCACTGCCTGATGATCCTGCGGGCCCGGCAGCGGGCCGGCCCCGAGGGCGCCCTGGTTCTGCATTTTCCTGATGCGGCCGATATGGAATCGGCGGGCGTTCTGCATCAGGCAGGTGATGCTACTGAAGAACAAGACCTTACCGAAGCCCGCCTCCAGGCCCTGGAGCACGCCCTGGCCGATCTGCCCGCGGGGCAGCGCCGCTGCCTGGAGCTGTTTTACCTCGAAAAGAAGTGCTACCGCGACATTGCCGACCTCACCGGCTTTGACCTGGGCCTCGTGAAAAGCCACCTGCAAAACGGCAAGCGCAACCTCAAACGTTACCTCGACTCAGCTCCCAATGCGGCCCGCTAA
- a CDS encoding DUF6970 domain-containing protein has protein sequence MRLPLFVAAASLAALLSTACNRGVSVNTPTDPPVSGSVNGNDTPNPTSANTTDLRASATAAFDTTARPKWLADRIQYHLAEPKQNPAVQITRYSYKGQVVYYETLGCCDQFSNLYNQQGKMLCHPEGGLTGRGDGQCPDFDKNKTGETLVWRDPR, from the coding sequence ATGCGTTTGCCCCTGTTTGTTGCCGCCGCTTCCCTTGCCGCCCTGCTGAGTACGGCCTGCAACCGCGGCGTATCGGTCAATACGCCGACTGACCCGCCCGTGAGCGGCAGCGTAAACGGCAACGACACGCCCAACCCGACCAGCGCCAACACCACCGACCTGCGGGCCTCCGCTACGGCGGCCTTCGATACCACGGCCCGGCCCAAGTGGTTGGCCGACCGGATTCAGTACCATTTGGCCGAGCCCAAGCAAAACCCGGCCGTCCAGATTACGCGCTACAGCTACAAGGGGCAGGTAGTGTACTACGAAACGCTGGGCTGCTGCGACCAGTTTTCCAACCTCTACAACCAGCAAGGCAAGATGCTCTGCCACCCCGAAGGCGGCCTAACTGGGCGCGGGGATGGACAGTGCCCCGACTTTGACAAAAACAAAACCGGGGAAACCCTGGTTTGGCGAGACCCCCGCTAA
- a CDS encoding GNAT family N-acetyltransferase, whose product MDCSRCITLENARVRLRPLETSDFEDLKAVIFDDEIWRFTTTPNPGDAVGLAAYLTQAVQDREKNYRYPFAIIDRQTGRVVGSTSYGSFALPEKRLEIGWTWIGRDYHRTGLNRAAKHLLLKYAFGELGCERVELKTDARNWKSREAMRRMGATEEGTLRSHMFTQGGMRRDSVYFSILKPEWDQLRLTVFREFDARG is encoded by the coding sequence ATGGACTGTTCCCGCTGTATCACGCTCGAAAACGCCCGCGTCCGGCTGCGGCCGCTGGAAACGTCGGACTTTGAAGACCTGAAGGCCGTCATCTTCGACGACGAAATCTGGCGCTTTACCACTACGCCCAACCCCGGCGACGCCGTGGGCCTGGCCGCCTACCTGACCCAGGCCGTGCAGGACCGGGAAAAGAACTACCGCTACCCTTTCGCCATCATCGACAGGCAGACGGGGCGCGTGGTGGGCAGCACCAGCTACGGCAGCTTCGCTTTGCCCGAAAAGCGCCTGGAAATTGGCTGGACGTGGATCGGGCGGGACTACCACCGTACCGGTCTGAACCGCGCCGCCAAGCACTTGCTGCTCAAATACGCCTTCGGGGAGCTGGGCTGCGAGCGGGTAGAGCTCAAAACCGACGCCCGCAACTGGAAGTCGCGGGAGGCCATGCGCCGCATGGGAGCTACCGAGGAAGGCACGCTACGCAGCCACATGTTCACCCAGGGCGGTATGCGGCGCGACTCAGTGTACTTCAGCATTCTAAAGCCCGAGTGGGACCAGCTGCGCCTCACCGTCTTCCGCGAATTCGACGCCCGTGGCTGA
- a CDS encoding DUF4382 domain-containing protein, with translation MKFQLLLPLAVVAALAFTGCSEDNDAQNQAKLEVRLTDAPGDFSRVSLDVQQIEVHLKDEADPAGWEKLNFTPQTLNILDYVNGRSALLVSTDFAPGDLKEIRLILGSNNTVTARDGEVYTLKTPSGQTSGVKLKLDKATLRAGETYQLLLDFDVAKSIVERGNWKPGNDKKERYLLKPVVRLVAQEITGGIYGQVTPAAALPQVLAIRSSLTPADTFSTNADATGAYRLQGLPSGTYRLEYFPTTTAPTNQPAYHSAVRTGVVVVNNQLTNVPTVGLAD, from the coding sequence ATGAAGTTTCAACTCCTCCTCCCGCTGGCCGTAGTAGCCGCCCTGGCATTTACCGGCTGCTCCGAAGACAACGACGCGCAAAATCAGGCCAAGCTGGAAGTTCGCCTCACCGATGCCCCCGGCGACTTCAGCCGCGTGAGCCTGGACGTGCAGCAGATTGAGGTGCACCTGAAAGACGAGGCCGACCCCGCCGGCTGGGAGAAGCTGAACTTTACGCCCCAGACGCTCAACATCCTGGATTACGTCAACGGCCGCTCGGCCCTGCTGGTGAGCACTGATTTTGCTCCCGGCGACCTGAAAGAAATCCGCCTGATTCTGGGTTCCAACAACACCGTAACTGCCCGCGACGGGGAAGTATATACCCTCAAAACGCCCAGCGGGCAAACCTCCGGCGTAAAGCTTAAGTTGGACAAGGCCACGCTGCGGGCCGGCGAAACCTACCAGCTGCTGCTCGACTTCGACGTGGCTAAGTCCATCGTAGAGCGGGGCAACTGGAAGCCCGGCAACGACAAGAAAGAGCGGTACCTGCTCAAGCCCGTAGTGCGCCTGGTGGCCCAGGAAATTACCGGCGGCATCTACGGTCAGGTCACGCCCGCCGCGGCCCTGCCCCAGGTGCTGGCCATCCGCTCGTCTTTGACGCCGGCCGATACCTTCAGCACCAACGCCGACGCCACCGGGGCTTACCGTTTGCAGGGTTTGCCCTCGGGTACTTACCGCCTGGAGTATTTCCCTACGACTACGGCCCCGACCAACCAGCCTGCTTATCACTCGGCAGTGCGTACTGGCGTGGTGGTAGTGAACAACCAGCTCACCAACGTCCCGACGGTAGGTTTGGCTGACTAA
- a CDS encoding diacylglycerol kinase family protein — protein MAEPKDSLLRRRVASFGHAFRGVASALRSEVHLRFHALATVVTIGFGFYFGISRLEWALVALAVGTVWSAELVNTAVEAVVDLVSPDYHVLAGKAKDVAAGAVLVAAGAALVVGLLVFGPRVWALLG, from the coding sequence GTGGCTGAGCCCAAAGACAGTTTGCTGCGGCGCCGCGTAGCTAGCTTTGGTCACGCTTTTCGGGGCGTGGCCTCGGCGTTGCGCTCGGAAGTGCATCTGCGCTTTCACGCCCTGGCTACGGTTGTGACTATCGGCTTTGGATTCTATTTCGGCATTTCCCGGCTGGAGTGGGCTTTGGTGGCGCTGGCCGTGGGCACGGTATGGTCGGCGGAGCTGGTGAATACGGCCGTGGAAGCCGTCGTGGACCTGGTGTCGCCCGACTACCACGTGCTGGCGGGCAAGGCCAAGGACGTGGCGGCTGGCGCAGTGCTGGTGGCCGCTGGGGCGGCGCTGGTCGTGGGCCTGCTCGTGTTTGGCCCCCGGGTCTGGGCTTTGTTGGGCTGA
- a CDS encoding porin family protein: protein MNSKSLFGRLAVAALLLSSSFSVAQAQVRRPVYSNSPARPVYSAPVRTTPATPGVKFGLRAGVNVSDWSGDAVQSVMDLAGYTNGAVTKEMKPGFHAGLYATIPLSPGFAIEPGVSYSEKGAKLVGTLPWEQFDFLNARVTATSRMSYIDVPVLFKGYLTPGFYLFAGPQASFLVSNKVRVQAGALGFNAFSTDFDVKDQFRSVDFGMVGGLGYQFDNGLGLSAGYDFGLSSLDKNNNFDAQNRVIKASVNYSF from the coding sequence ATGAACTCCAAAAGCCTTTTCGGGCGCTTGGCTGTAGCCGCGCTGTTGCTTTCCTCGTCGTTTTCAGTAGCCCAAGCCCAGGTACGCCGCCCGGTATATTCCAACTCCCCGGCCCGCCCGGTGTACTCGGCCCCGGTGCGGACTACCCCCGCCACGCCCGGCGTCAAATTTGGTCTGCGGGCCGGCGTCAACGTTTCTGACTGGTCGGGTGATGCCGTGCAGAGCGTGATGGACCTGGCCGGCTACACCAACGGCGCCGTGACCAAGGAAATGAAGCCCGGCTTCCACGCCGGCCTCTACGCCACCATTCCCCTCAGCCCCGGCTTTGCCATCGAGCCTGGGGTGTCCTACTCCGAGAAAGGCGCCAAGCTGGTGGGCACCCTGCCCTGGGAGCAGTTTGATTTCCTCAACGCCCGCGTCACGGCCACCTCGCGCATGTCCTACATCGACGTGCCGGTGCTGTTCAAGGGCTACCTGACGCCCGGTTTTTATCTGTTTGCCGGTCCCCAGGCCTCGTTTTTGGTCAGCAATAAGGTGCGGGTACAGGCCGGAGCCCTGGGCTTCAACGCTTTTTCCACCGACTTCGACGTGAAAGACCAGTTCCGCTCCGTCGACTTCGGCATGGTGGGCGGCCTGGGCTACCAGTTCGACAACGGCCTGGGCCTGAGCGCCGGCTACGATTTTGGCCTCTCTTCCCTGGACAAGAACAACAACTTCGACGCCCAGAACCGGGTGATTAAAGCTTCGGTGAACTACTCGTTCTAA